Proteins from a genomic interval of Aulosira sp. FACHB-615:
- a CDS encoding Uma2 family endonuclease, which yields MTQALPKLITFDEFIEWYPNDCKRYELHKGVIVEMPPPTGEHEKVLGFIASRLTVEFVRLNLPYTIPKTAFVKTPSAESAYSPDVLLLNLDNLRNEPLFQKQSTVTQAASVPLVVEVVSTNWRDDYYDKLGDYEEMGIPEYWIADYAALGARKFIGNPKQPTIFVCQLVDGEYQMTPFQGNAAIASATFPELNLTAQQIFDAARY from the coding sequence ATGACTCAAGCCTTACCTAAATTAATTACATTTGATGAATTTATCGAATGGTATCCTAACGATTGTAAACGGTATGAATTGCACAAAGGAGTAATTGTTGAGATGCCGCCGCCAACCGGAGAACATGAGAAAGTTTTAGGATTTATAGCCAGTAGATTAACTGTAGAGTTTGTTCGTCTGAACCTTCCCTACACTATACCCAAAACTGCATTTGTCAAAACGCCTTCGGCTGAATCTGCTTATTCGCCGGATGTGTTGCTGTTAAACCTTGATAATCTACGCAATGAGCCGCTTTTTCAAAAACAGTCAACAGTAACCCAAGCTGCATCTGTTCCTCTGGTGGTTGAAGTTGTATCAACTAACTGGCGTGATGACTACTACGATAAACTTGGGGATTATGAGGAAATGGGCATCCCTGAATATTGGATTGCTGATTACGCGGCATTGGGAGCTAGGAAATTTATCGGTAATCCTAAACAGCCTACGATTTTTGTATGTCAATTAGTGGATGGGGAATATCAGATGACCCCATTTCAAGGTAACGCTGCGATCGCATCAGCAACCTTTCCCGAATTAAATTTAACTGCACAGCAGATTTTTGATGCGGCTAGATATTAA